ATGTTTACCCAACTCAACCAGTACCGCGTGGTGCTCGAACTGCTGCCGGAATTTCAAAGCGGCCCGCAGGCCTTGCAGTTCCTGGACATTCGCGCCTCCAACGGCGGCCAGGTGCCGTTGAACGTGTTCACGCAGTTCTCCGAGACGACGACACCCTTGGCGATCACCAGGCAGGGACAGTTCCCCGCCGTCACCCTTTCATTCAACCTCGCGCCCGACGCCTCGCTCGGTGAAGCCGTCGCCGCGATCGAGCGAACCGCTTCCGCCATCAATCTGCCGCCCAGCATCCGTGGCAGTTTCCAAGGCTCCGCGCAAGCGTTTCAATCTTCGCTGACGAACGAAACCTGGCTGATCCTGGCCGCGCTGGTCACGGTCTACATCGTGCTCGGCATCCTCTACGAAAGCTACATTCATCCGCTGACCATCCTGTCAACGCTGCCGTCCGCCGGAGTCGGTGCCCTGCTCGCTCTCATGCTGTTCCGGATCGAATTCAGCATCATCGCGCTCATCGGCATTATCCTGCTGATCGGCATCGTGAAGAAGAACGCAATCATGATGATCGACTTCGCGCTGGACGCGGAACGGAACGAAGGCAAGAAGCCGGCGGATGCGATCTATGAGGCCTGTCTGCTCCGATTCAGACCGATCATGATGACGACGATGGCGGCGCTCCTCGGCGCGCTGCCCTTGGCCATGGGGTCGGGAGTCGGCTCGGAGCTGCGGCACCCGCTCGGCATTTCCATCGTCGGAGGTCTCGTCCTGAGTCAGCTGCTGACGCTCTACACCACCCCGGTCGTCTACCTGGCCTTCGATCGATTGGCCCGCCGCCTGCGCGCCCGCCCCGCCTCGGCTCAGCACAGCGAGGCCTGGCCGACGGAGCCGGCATGAACATTTCCGAAACCTGCATCCGCCGTCCGGTCGCCACGACCCTGGTGACGTTCGCCGTCACCCTGATCGGAGTCATCGCATTTCAGTTCCTTCCCGTCGCCTCGCTCCCGCAGGTCGAATTCCCGACCATTCTCGTCTCCGCGACCCTGCCCGGCGGCAGTCCGGAAACGATGGCTTCATCCGTGGCCGGTCCGCTGGAACATCAGTTCGCACGGATCGCCGGCGTTACCGAAATGACCTCGACCAGCATGCTCGGGTCCACCAGCATCACGCTGCAGTTCGAGCTCAGCCGCGACATCGACGGCGCCGCGCGCGATGTGCAGGGAGCCATCTCGGCGGCTCGCGGGGACCTGCCGGCCAATCTCCCGAACAATCCCACGTACCGAAAGATCAACCCGGCGGACGCGCCGATCCTGATTCTGTCCCTGACCTCGGACATCGTGAGCCGAGGCCACCTCTACGACGTCGCATCGAGCATCCTCCAGCAGAAGCTGTCCCAGGTCGAAGGCGTCGGACAGGTCACCATCGGCGGCGGATCGCTCCCGGCCGTGCGGATCGACCTGAATCCGACCGCCCTCAACAAGTACGGGATCGGGCTGGGCGATGTCCGCCGAATGCTCTCCGCCACCAACGTGAACCGTCCCAAGGGGCAACTGAGCGATGGAACCAGGACCTGGGAGATCCGTACCAACGACCAACTGCACGAGGCGGACGACTACCTGCCATTGATCATCAGCTACCGCCAAGGTCGGGCCGTGCGTCTCTCCGACGTGGCCACCGTCGAACGCTCGGTCGAAGACCTCCGCACGACCGGCACGGCCAACGGCGTTCCGGCGGTGCTGATCATGATCAACCGCGAGCCTGGCGCGAATATCATCGCCACGGTCGACCGGCTGAAGGCCCTGCTTCCCCAATTGTCCGCCTCGATTCCCGGCAGCATGAACCTCTCCGTCGTCGTCGACCGTACCCCCGTGATTCGCGCCTCGCTGCACGACGTCGAGCGGACGCTGGCCATTTCGGTCGGGCTCGTCATCCTCGTCGTGTTCCTGTTTCTCCGGGACATTCGCGCCACGCTGATCCCGTCCGTCGCCGTGCCGGTGTCCCTGATCAGCACCTTCGGCGTGATGTACCTGCTCGACTACAGCCTCGACAACCTGTCGCTCATGGCCCTGACCATCGCGACCGGCTTCGTGGTCGATGACGCCATCGTGGTGCTGGAGAACATCAGCCGGTACCGTGAGGAAGGCATGCCGCCCTTTCAGGCCGCGCTGCGGGGAGCCCGTGAAATCACCTTCACCGTCCTCTCCATGACGATCTCGCTCGTCGCGGTCTTCCTGCCGATCCTGTTCATGGGCGGGATGATGGGGCGATTGTTCCGGGAGTTCGCGGTCACGCTGTCCGTGGCGATTCTCATCTCGCTGGTCATATCCCTGACCACGACGCCGATGATGTGCGCCAGGGTGCTGGCAAACGAGAAGGGACGGTCGCACGGCCGTTTGTACCGGATGAGCGAAGGCATCTTCGTCGGCATGCGGGCCGGCTATGCGCGCAGTCTCGGATGGGTCCTACGGCATCCGCGCAGCATGCTGACGCTCACGCTCGCAACCATGGCGGTCAGCGTCTACCTCTACACCATCGTGCCCAAGGGCTTCTTTCCCCAACAGGACACGGGGCGCATGTTCGGCAACATCCAAGCCGCGCAGGACATCTCGTTCCAGGCCATGCGGCAAAAACTGTTGGAGGTGGTCGACATCATCCGCAGCGACCCGGCCGTCGACACGGTCACCGGCTTCAGCGGCGGCGGGACGAGCGGCAATACCAACTCAGGCCGCATGTTCATCGGGTTGAAGCCGCTCGACGAGCGGCAGATGAGCGTGGATCAAGTGATTGCGCGGCTGCGGCCCAAACTGGCGAAGGTGCCGGGCGCCCCCACGGTCCTGCAGGCCATTCAAGATTTGCGCATCGGCGGCCGCGCCAGCAGCGCGCAGTACCAATACACGTTGCAGAGCGTAGACTTGGAGGAGTTGAACACCTGGGCGGCCAAGGTCGAGCGAAAGCTGCGGACGGTGCCTGAAATCGCGGATGTCACCAGCGATCTGCAAGACAAGGGACTGCAGTCTTTGGTGGTATTCGACCGTCTGACCGCTTCCCGCCTCGGGGTCAGCCCGCAACTGATCGACGATACGCTTTACGATGCCTTCGGCCAGCGGCAGGTGTCCATTCTCTATACTCCGCTCAACCAGTACCACGTCGTGATGGAGGTTGCGCCGCAATACTGGCAAGACCCGGCTACGCTCCGCGATATCTATGTGCGCTCGACGAACGGCGCGGAAGTTCCGTTGAGCGCGGTCGCCCACTACGAGCCGAAGCATACGCTGCTGATGGTCAACCACCAGGGCCAGTCCCCCAGCGTAACGCTCTCCTTCAACATGGCGCCGGGGATGTCACTGGGCGCCGCGGTGGAAGCGATCGACAAGGCCTTGAGCGAGCTCAACCTGCCGGCCGGCATCCGCGGTAGCTTCCAAGGAACCGCCAAGGCCTTTCAGGCCTCGACCGACAACCAGCCGCTGCTCATCCTCGCCGCGATGCTGACCATGTACATCGTCTTGGGCATTCTCTATGAAAGCTATGTCCATCCATTGACGATCCTTTCCACCTTGCCGTCGGCCGGCGTCGGGGCCCTCCTCGCGCTGCTGCTTTTCAAAACCGAACTGAGCATGATTGCGCTGATCGGTATTATGCTTCTGATCGGTATCGTGAAGAAAAACGCGATCATGATGATCGACTTCGCGTTGGAGGCGGAACGCACCGAAGGCAGGTCCCCGGAACAGGCGATTCTCGAAGCCTGCCTGCTCCGCTTTCGGCCGATCATGATGACCACGCTCGCGGCGCTGTTCGGCGCCTTACCCCTGGCTCTCGGCACCGGCGTCGGCTCCGAGCTGCGCCGCCCGCTCGGCATCACCATCGTGGGGGGACTCTTGGTAAGCCAGCTCCTGACCCTCTACACCACCCCCGTCGTGTACCTCTACCTCGACCGGCTTCGGCTTCGGATGCTTCGACTCTTCGGAAAGCCGGCGGACGTCCGTCCACTCCCCCAGTAACCTAACCGTCTGCAGGCAACTCAGCGAACACTTGCCTAAGATCTTTGCGGACCCATCTAGGAATCTCCACACCGATTCTTATCTGGATGGTTTTGGACAATGTCTTCGGCTTTTCCAATGTCCGGGCCCCACAAGTCCAGCTCTTTTCGCTTCATCGTTACGTCTGTATTGTGCAGCCAGACGTTAACGCCTTGCGATACACCAAGCGCTACGCCGAAGCCCCCTAAAACGACGATTCCGCGAAGAACCTCTGGACTATGCATGTTGTTACTTGCCACACCCAGACCGAGCAGGATTAAAAACATCCAAGCTCCGATGACAGCCGAATACACGAGACCCGAGGCCAACGGTTCGCTCACAAAACGTGAGAGACCAGTGGGAGCCTTCCCCACAGTCCTCAGTCCAAGGGGTCGGTGAGTGAACTGACCTTCGACATGCATCTGCTTTTCCAAGAAGGCTCCGAACACAATCAGATGCGTACAGCGCCGAATGCCATAAATCTCAAAGATGAAGAGGCCGAGCGTAACGAATAGTCCAAACAGTCCGATCGGCAAGAACGCTTCTTTCGGGACATCCTGCGGGGTTGGATTACGAATCAGAAGGAAGATGCCGGTCCCACTTACCAAGGGCAGGAACCCCAAGAGCTTTCCGCGAAAGTCATCAATGGCTCGATAACTGGCGCACAGCTCCTTGTACACGGTCCGGAGGTTTTCGCTGTCTTCCATTGACACACCTCATGGTCGAACGGGTGTTCGAAGCGATGCCGAGCCTATAAATTGGATCGAGACAAGCAGCCTTTTAATCCTGTTCCTGTGTTGGAGCCTGGTCCTGACAATCATCTGCTTCACTGCCTGTTCAAGAATTGCACATTGTCAGCCATTTTGCATCCATCTAAGTAGTGGCCCAACGGTGCCTGAATCTCAACAATCGGTCAAGGTCATTAATTACGTGTATTTACATTTCGTAAAACCGCGCCCGTTTCATTTGGGCTGTGGCAGACTGAGACATAGCTTTTCACGGCAAACCAACAGGTACACGGGCGGGGCGATAGCTGGAAGGAAATCCCCGGATGAATCAACCAGACGCCGGATTCAGCGACCTATTGGCTTAGTCATGTTGTTTTAGTCTTCCCTCGATTGCTCTCAACATTCCCAACATGTCGTGACCGTCCCAATAGATTGGGAATTTCTGTTGTGAATCGTCGCTCATCCTCGCGTGCTTTTCGCTTCCACTCATCTTCTAACTCCTGACGCACCCACATCTTTTTTTCATTCGCCTCATCCGCTGACTCGCGTGGCATCGCCGTTGCTGAATCACCAGGCATCGCTGACACGAAAACCTGAGGCAAGACGATGTTGAAGATTACAACGCTGCAGGAAACGGCCTCGCAGGTATTGCTGAAACTGGACGGCAAGATTACGGCGCAGTGGGCTTCGCTGCTCGACGGCGAATGCCGAGCCCACTTGCGTCAACGCCGGGCCGTGCGCTTGGACTGCACCGGCGTGGATTTTGTGGATGCCAAGGGCATCGAGGTCCTGCGGAGCCTCCCCCTCGGCACAGTCACCCTCATCGGCACACCCGCGTTTGTGGCGGAGTTGCTGGACATCGGAGGTCGCTCATGAACTCGATCGGCTCAATCGTCACGAACCCTGTCGCCCCTTCACCCGGTTTAGCTCAACAGTCCGATGATCTGACGGACCGGCAGCCTCCGCGGCTCTCCCATACGGAAAGCCAGATGCTGAGCAGGCTGCGGCAGGGTGATGAAGTTGCATTCGATACGCTCGTGACGAAGCATCACGCGTCGCTGGTCCGCATGGCGCTGAACCACGTGGCGGACCGGGACACGGCCGAGGAGGTGGTGCAGGAGACCTGGATGACGGTGATCCAAAGCCTGGATCGATTCGAAGGCCGGTCGTCCCTGCGGACCTGGATGTTCGGCATCCTGATCCACAAAGCCAAGGACCGAGGCATCCGCGAGAAACGGCACAGCACGTTTTCTTCTTTCCAATCCCCTGACAACGGCGATGAAGAAGCAATCGATCCCTCACGATTCCACTCATCCGGCGAATGGGCCGGCCATTGGGCCTTCCCTCCGCAACCCTGGGACGACCAGACTCCGGAAAAACTACTCGCCAACCGGCAAGCCGTGGACGCCATGCAGCAGGCGATCAACTCGCTTCCCTCCATGCTGCGCGAGGTGCTGGTCCTCCGCGACGTCGAAGGCGTGGATTCCAAGGATGTCTGCAAGCTGCTCAAGATCACTGAGACGAACCTGTATGTGCGTCTCCATCGCGCAAGAGAACGGGTCAGGCAGGCGGTGGAAATGGCCATGGCCTAGAGGGAACGACGGCCTAAGGGTCAATGCCACAGGCAGGAGGAGGTTTCTCAACCGTAAACTCGGGCTGGTAACTTGCGATTGTAAGAACGGACGGAACCCATCGACCCATCGGTATGTCCCATTGGAGATTGCACCGATGACACCGAATGGCTTGAGGCCCCCTGAGGATGACATCACCTGCCGCGAAGTGGCAGCCTGGACCTCGACCTATATCGACGCCCACTTGCATGAACCGGCAAAAGTCCGGATGGCCTTGCATCTCGCCGCCTGTGCCGGCTGCAGGACCTATGTGGAACAGATCGCGGCCGTGCGGGATGCCCTCCGGAAACTCCCAAGTCCCGGCCTCACCCAGGCTCGACTCTCACAGCTTCGGGAAGAATATCGACATAAGGAAATCAAAGCTTCGGCTAAGGTTGAGGATGGATCATGTGGATACGACGACGCAGCTTCTCGATCTCGATCGTAGCACTATTCTCACTGCTTTTGACCGGATGCCTGTCGCCCATCGCTATGCACAGGGCTGTGCTGGAATATGATCGAACCGTGAGTTACGTCGAGGCCGATCTGCTACTCTTGAACATCGCTCGGGCGCGCCACCACAGGCCGGTGCATTTCACCGCCGTGTCCAGTGTGGCCGCCGCGTTCGATTTTCGCACCAGCGCCGGCATCACCGGCGGCATAGGACGGGCTCCGAGGCGGCTGAGCGAGCCATCACGTTGGAATACTCCGCCAGCGTGGCTGAAAATCCGACGATCACGATTGTCCCGATCGCCGGCGAGGAATTCACCAAACGCATTCTCCGGCCATTGGATGAGTCTCATGTCGATTGCCTGGTCCGACAGGGATTCGACCTGAGCATGGTCCTGCGCCTCGTCGCGCGCGGTCTGGCAATCGAGGGGGATGAGGGCTCTACCCTCCTTTCCAACAGTCCCTCCCATGAAGCTGAGTACAGGGAGTTCAGGCGCCGTGTCCTGCATCTGGCTTCTCTCGACTTTCAAAAAC
This Nitrospiraceae bacterium DNA region includes the following protein-coding sequences:
- a CDS encoding multidrug efflux RND transporter permease subunit — its product is MNISETCIRRPVATTLVTFAVTLIGVIAFQFLPVASLPQVEFPTILVSATLPGGSPETMASSVAGPLEHQFARIAGVTEMTSTSMLGSTSITLQFELSRDIDGAARDVQGAISAARGDLPANLPNNPTYRKINPADAPILILSLTSDIVSRGHLYDVASSILQQKLSQVEGVGQVTIGGGSLPAVRIDLNPTALNKYGIGLGDVRRMLSATNVNRPKGQLSDGTRTWEIRTNDQLHEADDYLPLIISYRQGRAVRLSDVATVERSVEDLRTTGTANGVPAVLIMINREPGANIIATVDRLKALLPQLSASIPGSMNLSVVVDRTPVIRASLHDVERTLAISVGLVILVVFLFLRDIRATLIPSVAVPVSLISTFGVMYLLDYSLDNLSLMALTIATGFVVDDAIVVLENISRYREEGMPPFQAALRGAREITFTVLSMTISLVAVFLPILFMGGMMGRLFREFAVTLSVAILISLVISLTTTPMMCARVLANEKGRSHGRLYRMSEGIFVGMRAGYARSLGWVLRHPRSMLTLTLATMAVSVYLYTIVPKGFFPQQDTGRMFGNIQAAQDISFQAMRQKLLEVVDIIRSDPAVDTVTGFSGGGTSGNTNSGRMFIGLKPLDERQMSVDQVIARLRPKLAKVPGAPTVLQAIQDLRIGGRASSAQYQYTLQSVDLEELNTWAAKVERKLRTVPEIADVTSDLQDKGLQSLVVFDRLTASRLGVSPQLIDDTLYDAFGQRQVSILYTPLNQYHVVMEVAPQYWQDPATLRDIYVRSTNGAEVPLSAVAHYEPKHTLLMVNHQGQSPSVTLSFNMAPGMSLGAAVEAIDKALSELNLPAGIRGSFQGTAKAFQASTDNQPLLILAAMLTMYIVLGILYESYVHPLTILSTLPSAGVGALLALLLFKTELSMIALIGIMLLIGIVKKNAIMMIDFALEAERTEGRSPEQAILEACLLRFRPIMMTTLAALFGALPLALGTGVGSELRRPLGITIVGGLLVSQLLTLYTTPVVYLYLDRLRLRMLRLFGKPADVRPLPQ
- a CDS encoding STAS domain-containing protein gives rise to the protein MLKITTLQETASQVLLKLDGKITAQWASLLDGECRAHLRQRRAVRLDCTGVDFVDAKGIEVLRSLPLGTVTLIGTPAFVAELLDIGGRS
- a CDS encoding sigma-70 family RNA polymerase sigma factor encodes the protein MNSIGSIVTNPVAPSPGLAQQSDDLTDRQPPRLSHTESQMLSRLRQGDEVAFDTLVTKHHASLVRMALNHVADRDTAEEVVQETWMTVIQSLDRFEGRSSLRTWMFGILIHKAKDRGIREKRHSTFSSFQSPDNGDEEAIDPSRFHSSGEWAGHWAFPPQPWDDQTPEKLLANRQAVDAMQQAINSLPSMLREVLVLRDVEGVDSKDVCKLLKITETNLYVRLHRARERVRQAVEMAMA